In Bdellovibrionales bacterium, the following proteins share a genomic window:
- the tilS gene encoding tRNA lysidine(34) synthetase TilS, with product MSGDRKHPNKKWDRSRCYCYFIYFFWTIKVRKKGKIRDPKKEVTNKRRLRKKPLAALDHRVLDELRFLKKRKSFVLVAVSGGLDSMVLWEVMSRLKVLLGFELGVAHVHHGIAESSQGRFRWRAYEFVRKHALEKGERFFSNLKLEDIEKGNEHRDANGKGPGLLDSEADMRSFRYECLREWQQESSIETGLPVYLALAHHADDLLETRLIRLIRGTGLQGLEAMKICQNGLFRPLLCCSRRELSDYARQQCLEWMDDPSNQNQDFLRNWVRESWLPSLEKRHQGGTRNLGRSLDRIFREAYGGARSLSALSPATRDDFVEEKNGEKFLFRNRKEFGLLTLEEKRCEMASYLRRRGIKGYGQSHIDEIIKRLGTKRKTFSFKVLKWDWMVDAEQFVAIRSEDE from the coding sequence ATGAGTGGTGACCGGAAACACCCCAATAAAAAATGGGATCGTTCTCGTTGCTATTGTTATTTTATTTATTTTTTTTGGACGATTAAGGTGAGAAAAAAAGGCAAAATTCGAGATCCAAAAAAGGAGGTCACCAACAAAAGGCGACTGCGTAAAAAGCCCCTGGCGGCCTTGGATCATCGAGTCTTGGACGAACTGCGCTTTTTGAAGAAACGAAAATCTTTCGTGTTAGTGGCTGTCTCTGGTGGTTTAGATTCGATGGTCCTGTGGGAGGTCATGAGCCGACTAAAAGTCCTGTTGGGTTTTGAACTTGGTGTTGCTCACGTTCATCACGGAATAGCAGAGTCGAGTCAGGGGCGATTTCGTTGGAGGGCCTATGAGTTTGTCCGAAAGCATGCCTTGGAGAAGGGAGAGAGATTTTTTTCCAATCTAAAATTGGAGGATATCGAGAAGGGAAACGAGCATCGAGATGCGAACGGGAAGGGTCCTGGTTTGCTGGATTCTGAGGCTGATATGAGAAGTTTTCGCTACGAGTGCTTGCGAGAATGGCAGCAGGAGAGTTCAATCGAGACGGGCCTCCCTGTGTACTTGGCTCTGGCACATCATGCGGATGATCTTCTCGAGACTCGACTCATTCGTCTGATAAGGGGGACCGGGCTGCAAGGTCTTGAGGCAATGAAGATTTGTCAAAATGGGCTTTTTCGACCCCTCTTGTGCTGCTCTCGTCGAGAACTCAGTGATTACGCACGTCAGCAATGCCTGGAGTGGATGGATGATCCAAGCAATCAAAATCAGGACTTCCTTCGCAATTGGGTACGTGAAAGCTGGCTTCCTTCTCTCGAAAAGAGGCACCAAGGTGGAACACGGAATCTGGGTCGCTCCTTAGACAGGATTTTTAGAGAGGCTTACGGGGGAGCAAGGTCTCTGAGTGCTCTCAGTCCTGCGACGAGGGATGACTTTGTGGAAGAGAAAAACGGCGAAAAATTTCTTTTCCGAAATCGAAAGGAGTTTGGTCTTCTGACTTTGGAAGAAAAGCGCTGTGAAATGGCCTCATACCTTCGAAGGCGAGGGATCAAGGGCTACGGCCAAAGTCATATCGATGAGATTATTAAGAGGCTAGGCACGAAAAGAAAAACATTCAGCTTCAAAGTCTTAAAGTGGGACTGGATGGTTGATGCAGAGCAATTCGTGGCGATCCGGTCTGAAGACGAGTGA
- a CDS encoding NAD(P)H-hydrate dehydratase, with product MRLATVSQSREIDELSQTVYGLSGELLMESAGSLAAREIAQSYFPELKKGVVSIVCGPGNNGGDGLVIARHLHSAGYRHLVVYVLAPQKQRSSLFEQQMRRIQSHGIRIVDLVGSPEKTEALRSSSLIIDSLFGIGLSRPIEGEYLSLVELMNSVRVPVVAVDCPSGLNCDTGMVRGQAVKADTTISFGLAKPGFFVADGPRYVGKLRVLSIGFPYESLRGVATTHFAFTEKLARRYLPRRPESSNKTDHGHLLVAAGRSGMWGAGVLASASAYRMGCGYVTWASFQSPEENLREVPEVLTVVLTDPLLWEKKWNVAAVGPGLGVTRAVADLIEKLKGRELAGVVLDADAITACVEFDLFPLPRHWVLTPHAGELARVIGLDATTIGENRFRAALLGSEISGCHVLLKGFRSILAHEGRCMVINSGNSALAKAGTGDVLTGMIGSFMAQGLEPLQASATAAYIHGRIADEWVRVGHDRRTLMASDLKDHLPNLLGRISGGTLVL from the coding sequence ATGCGATTGGCGACTGTTTCCCAGAGTCGGGAAATAGATGAACTGTCGCAGACGGTGTATGGACTGAGTGGCGAGCTTTTAATGGAATCGGCTGGTTCCTTAGCTGCCCGTGAGATTGCCCAATCTTATTTTCCAGAATTGAAGAAGGGTGTTGTCAGTATCGTCTGTGGTCCAGGAAACAATGGCGGCGACGGTTTGGTGATCGCCCGTCATCTTCATTCAGCTGGATATCGTCACTTAGTGGTTTACGTGTTGGCTCCTCAAAAACAGCGTTCCTCTCTGTTTGAGCAACAAATGCGTCGGATTCAATCTCATGGAATAAGAATTGTTGATTTGGTAGGGAGCCCAGAAAAGACAGAAGCATTGCGGTCATCGTCTCTCATCATCGACTCACTTTTTGGAATAGGTCTTTCGCGTCCCATAGAAGGCGAATATTTGAGTTTGGTTGAGTTGATGAATTCAGTGCGGGTGCCGGTTGTCGCTGTTGATTGTCCATCTGGACTCAATTGTGATACGGGAATGGTGAGAGGTCAGGCTGTAAAGGCTGATACGACGATTTCATTTGGTCTGGCCAAGCCTGGTTTTTTTGTTGCGGATGGTCCCCGTTATGTTGGAAAACTGAGGGTGTTGTCGATTGGTTTTCCCTATGAATCCTTGCGTGGCGTGGCCACGACTCATTTTGCATTTACTGAGAAATTAGCTCGTAGATATTTGCCGAGAAGACCTGAATCCAGCAACAAGACAGATCATGGCCATCTTTTGGTAGCGGCAGGACGATCTGGAATGTGGGGCGCCGGGGTTTTAGCCTCTGCCAGTGCCTATCGTATGGGCTGCGGCTATGTCACATGGGCGAGCTTTCAGAGTCCCGAAGAAAATCTGCGAGAGGTTCCGGAGGTGCTCACTGTTGTTTTGACTGATCCGCTTTTGTGGGAAAAGAAATGGAATGTAGCGGCCGTCGGTCCAGGTTTGGGAGTGACTCGTGCAGTGGCAGACCTGATTGAAAAACTCAAGGGGAGAGAACTAGCAGGTGTCGTCTTAGATGCTGATGCTATTACAGCTTGCGTAGAATTTGATTTGTTTCCCTTGCCTCGTCATTGGGTCTTGACCCCACATGCAGGAGAGTTAGCAAGAGTGATCGGGCTGGACGCGACAACAATCGGTGAGAATCGCTTTCGGGCTGCTTTGCTGGGTTCAGAAATTTCGGGATGTCATGTTTTATTGAAGGGCTTTCGAAGCATTTTAGCTCACGAAGGTCGGTGCATGGTGATTAATTCAGGCAATTCAGCTCTGGCCAAAGCAGGAACAGGAGATGTTCTTACGGGAATGATTGGGAGCTTTATGGCTCAGGGGCTGGAACCTCTGCAAGCATCGGCAACGGCCGCTTATATTCATGGACGTATTGCAGATGAATGGGTTCGAGTTGGACACGATCGGCGCACCCTGATGGCCTCAGACCTCAAAGATCATCTTCCCAATTTATTGGGACGGATATCGGGTGGCACTCTCGTGCTGTAG
- a CDS encoding TIGR00159 family protein — protein sequence MLQNFLDNMTSIFSQLRLMDLLDLFLVLVVVYRILHLTKRSGAVQILSGLGILAIAYLGSIWFELMTFNWLLEKFFSNLFLIVVILFQTEIRQALAQIGSNPFLSGASRVEETHIVEELAKGVVMMAQKGFGALIVVEREIALDYFVEMGTPMDSVVNAELLVSLFHPAAPLHDGAVVIREGRIYSAGCFLPLSKNPILDKNLGTRHRAAIGLTEETDALVLVVSEEKKSVGIVQSGQFLPNVNHSMIRQTLYDTFGLKVKVERNPT from the coding sequence ATTTTACAAAATTTTTTAGACAACATGACGTCAATTTTCTCTCAGCTTCGTCTCATGGACCTGCTGGATTTGTTTTTGGTTTTGGTTGTGGTGTACCGGATTCTTCACCTCACCAAACGTTCTGGTGCCGTGCAAATTCTATCTGGTTTGGGAATTTTAGCCATCGCATATCTTGGGAGTATTTGGTTTGAGCTGATGACCTTTAATTGGCTCTTGGAGAAGTTTTTCTCCAATCTTTTTCTTATCGTGGTGATTCTTTTTCAGACAGAAATCAGGCAAGCACTTGCTCAGATAGGCTCCAATCCATTTCTTTCGGGGGCAAGTCGTGTCGAAGAAACTCATATCGTTGAGGAGCTTGCCAAGGGTGTGGTGATGATGGCGCAGAAGGGCTTTGGCGCTTTGATCGTGGTCGAGAGAGAAATTGCACTGGATTACTTTGTGGAGATGGGAACTCCGATGGATTCGGTGGTCAATGCCGAGCTCTTGGTTTCTCTGTTTCATCCCGCAGCACCTCTTCATGATGGGGCCGTCGTTATCAGAGAGGGGCGAATTTATTCCGCCGGTTGTTTTTTGCCATTGAGCAAAAACCCCATTTTGGATAAGAATCTTGGGACTCGTCATCGAGCAGCGATTGGCTTGACGGAAGAAACCGATGCTTTGGTTTTGGTCGTCAGCGAAGAAAAGAAGTCGGTAGGGATTGTGCAGTCCGGACAATTTCTACCTAACGTGAATCATTCCATGATTCGGCAAACACTCTACGATACATTTGGTCTCAAAGTGAAAGTTGAAAGGAATCCGACATGA
- a CDS encoding GH92 family glycosyl hydrolase, protein MTVGLAFFFLTGFYGCLEDNVGRPLTGGENVGSDDHLIGYVDTRAGTGGLLWASGHTTPAAMVPFGTVKLGPDTSTFNEITSSSGYHYGDIEIRGFSHSRYSGTGLKEGGNFRIMPVEKAISFNEIKNQNMIFRHQSEMAMPGYYMVTLQNKDIKVELTATQHVGVHKYTFNKAANPHLIVDLTSHLSKGGRVEDVSAEVDIANFMVRGKAKLFDDVSTRYGGLDVYFVLKSKRPFTHRFLGSQFGESRESKATTTKEKLFIDLSFSNEKNTVKNGKDATGDPVMIFLAMSYVSLEGATENLQKEVLLKRDPSFGDFRREAEMKWEEILGRIKVEGTDEKLKQIFYSNLYRSFLMPTIVSDESLQSPTQNKYLGFDKKIHEAQNFSYYSDFSLWDTFRTVHPLYNLIAQREQIDMVKSLVAMGEQSGRMPRWSGVAGHGDSMLGLPANIAISESYLKGLEIPQNTALRALELMTRISNPISSVAQPSRIEATNNQAGDGKGRECLAEYTEKGYCPSDAKTNSVSYTLEYSYSDYAISRLAKALNRNDVEAYYAQRSQNYKNTWNSIRFAFVPRASSGVFESSFDLADTSYMKRTKSATHFAEGSANQWRWYVPYDPEGLISLFGPDTNSLPIARKRFADALNEFFLNADEKKGGAYPGPYYWHGNEPNIQAAYLFNAAGRPDLTQKWARWIMDNKYSSDSKALDGDDDAGTLSAWYVLSAIGIFPLAGTDRYMIGSPIFPSISLHVGKSKLNIRVENFAPDNLYVESVSINGQPLRFPWFEHSAIAQGGELVFRMSHDPTPWQGGEKW, encoded by the coding sequence TTGACAGTGGGCTTGGCTTTCTTTTTTTTGACGGGATTTTATGGCTGCTTAGAGGATAATGTTGGAAGACCTCTGACAGGCGGTGAAAACGTTGGTAGTGACGATCATTTGATCGGGTACGTGGACACTCGGGCTGGTACGGGAGGATTGTTATGGGCTTCGGGCCACACGACCCCCGCTGCGATGGTGCCTTTTGGAACCGTAAAACTTGGACCAGATACAAGTACTTTTAACGAGATCACGAGTTCTTCCGGATACCATTACGGGGACATCGAAATTCGGGGTTTTTCTCACTCTCGTTATTCTGGCACTGGCCTTAAAGAAGGCGGAAACTTTCGGATCATGCCGGTTGAAAAAGCTATTTCATTTAATGAAATCAAAAATCAAAATATGATTTTTCGGCATCAGTCAGAAATGGCAATGCCAGGGTATTACATGGTTACCTTGCAAAATAAAGATATCAAAGTGGAACTAACTGCCACCCAACACGTGGGTGTTCATAAATATACTTTTAACAAGGCAGCCAATCCGCATCTTATTGTCGACTTGACCAGCCACTTAAGTAAGGGCGGTAGGGTTGAAGATGTTTCTGCCGAGGTTGATATCGCTAACTTTATGGTTCGAGGAAAAGCCAAGTTGTTTGACGACGTTTCTACCCGTTATGGTGGCTTGGATGTTTATTTTGTTTTAAAATCAAAGCGACCTTTCACTCATCGATTTTTAGGATCTCAGTTTGGTGAATCGCGGGAGAGCAAAGCCACCACAACTAAAGAAAAGCTTTTTATCGATTTATCATTTTCAAATGAAAAAAATACCGTCAAAAATGGAAAGGACGCAACTGGTGATCCAGTAATGATTTTTTTGGCGATGTCTTACGTCAGTCTTGAGGGTGCAACGGAAAATCTTCAGAAAGAAGTTCTTCTCAAGAGAGATCCCAGTTTTGGTGATTTTCGCCGAGAAGCCGAAATGAAATGGGAAGAGATTCTCGGACGAATAAAGGTAGAGGGAACAGATGAAAAGCTAAAACAAATTTTCTATTCTAATCTCTATCGTAGTTTCCTGATGCCAACAATTGTGAGCGATGAAAGTCTACAGAGTCCTACCCAAAATAAGTACTTGGGATTTGATAAAAAAATTCATGAAGCTCAGAATTTTTCTTATTACTCTGATTTTTCCCTTTGGGATACCTTTCGAACTGTGCATCCTCTGTATAATCTGATCGCTCAGAGAGAACAGATAGACATGGTTAAATCACTTGTTGCAATGGGAGAACAGAGTGGGCGTATGCCGCGTTGGTCGGGAGTGGCAGGTCACGGCGATTCGATGCTTGGGTTACCGGCCAATATCGCTATCTCTGAGTCCTATTTGAAGGGTTTGGAAATACCTCAAAATACGGCATTGAGAGCTCTTGAATTGATGACCCGTATTTCGAATCCCATTTCCTCGGTGGCGCAGCCGAGCAGGATTGAAGCCACAAACAACCAAGCGGGTGATGGAAAGGGCAGGGAGTGTTTAGCTGAATATACTGAAAAGGGTTACTGTCCATCGGATGCCAAGACAAACTCTGTTTCTTATACTCTGGAGTATAGTTACTCTGATTATGCAATCTCACGCTTGGCCAAGGCTCTCAATAGAAATGATGTTGAGGCGTACTACGCGCAACGCAGTCAAAATTACAAAAATACATGGAATTCAATCAGATTTGCTTTTGTTCCTCGTGCCTCTTCAGGCGTATTTGAGTCCTCTTTTGATTTGGCTGACACATCCTACATGAAACGAACTAAGTCAGCCACGCATTTTGCCGAAGGAAGCGCGAATCAGTGGCGGTGGTATGTACCCTACGATCCAGAAGGACTCATCAGCTTATTTGGGCCAGACACAAACTCACTTCCTATCGCTAGAAAGAGGTTTGCCGATGCCTTAAATGAATTCTTTTTAAATGCAGATGAGAAAAAGGGGGGAGCGTATCCGGGACCTTATTACTGGCATGGCAATGAACCAAATATTCAAGCCGCCTATCTGTTCAATGCTGCCGGTCGGCCGGATCTAACTCAAAAGTGGGCTCGCTGGATTATGGATAATAAATATTCCAGTGATTCCAAGGCACTTGATGGCGACGACGATGCGGGCACCTTATCTGCCTGGTACGTATTGAGCGCCATCGGTATTTTTCCTTTAGCCGGTACCGATCGGTATATGATTGGTTCGCCTATTTTCCCTTCAATAAGCCTTCATGTCGGGAAATCAAAACTCAACATTCGAGTCGAAAACTTCGCACCAGATAACTTGTATGTTGAGAGTGTTTCTATCAATGGACAACCGCTCCGATTTCCTTGGTTTGAGCACTCAGCTATCGCACAAGGGGGTGAATTGGTCTTTAGAATGAGTCATGATCCCACTCCTTGGCAAGGCGGAGAAAAATGGTGA
- the tsaE gene encoding tRNA (adenosine(37)-N6)-threonylcarbamoyltransferase complex ATPase subunit type 1 TsaE → MTGRKRTRIGDIELNSLQESRAWVAKCLIPSLSVREILLFEGPLGAGKTQLVRFLLEELGTEEACSPTFAIHHRYETVRGPIDHLDLYRLEDEDDLESTGFWDLFSVQKGLILIEWADRLDSSCLPPDWVCRRIRIDFGSRGRLSEERLLSIGPEGSAIE, encoded by the coding sequence ATGACGGGGAGAAAACGCACACGAATTGGGGACATTGAGCTTAATTCTCTTCAAGAAAGTCGTGCATGGGTTGCCAAGTGTTTGATTCCGAGCCTCTCGGTCCGAGAGATTCTGCTCTTTGAAGGACCTCTGGGTGCAGGGAAGACGCAACTGGTGAGGTTCTTGTTGGAAGAATTGGGAACGGAGGAGGCTTGTTCGCCGACCTTTGCTATTCACCATCGCTATGAGACTGTTCGTGGACCTATTGATCACCTGGATCTCTACCGCCTTGAGGATGAAGACGATTTAGAGTCTACGGGGTTTTGGGATTTATTCTCGGTACAAAAAGGCTTGATACTTATCGAATGGGCGGACCGGCTTGATTCTTCCTGCTTGCCACCTGATTGGGTCTGTCGTCGAATTAGAATTGATTTTGGTTCAAGGGGGAGACTTTCTGAGGAAAGACTTTTGAGTATCGGACCGGAGGGAAGTGCCATTGAGTAG
- a CDS encoding SRPBCC family protein yields the protein MAGAETTEIFDCTPSQFFAIISDYPNYNKFLSEVTKCEIVETDGNRKLVEFHVYMIKNFSYRLWITEDPKKGIRWTFDSGDLFKESNGFWKIEDAAGKTRATYGVEAKFKLFVPGPIAKALVNVNLPNMMNSYKQRVSELYGK from the coding sequence ATGGCTGGCGCTGAAACAACAGAGATTTTTGATTGCACTCCGTCTCAATTTTTTGCAATCATTTCGGATTATCCCAACTATAATAAATTTCTTTCAGAGGTCACCAAGTGTGAGATTGTCGAAACTGACGGGAATCGCAAGTTGGTTGAGTTTCATGTTTATATGATCAAGAACTTCTCCTATCGGCTATGGATCACCGAAGATCCTAAAAAGGGGATCCGCTGGACTTTTGATTCAGGTGATCTATTTAAGGAATCAAACGGCTTCTGGAAAATTGAGGATGCTGCGGGAAAGACCCGGGCGACCTACGGCGTTGAGGCTAAGTTTAAGTTGTTTGTTCCGGGACCAATTGCAAAGGCGCTGGTCAATGTCAATCTTCCGAATATGATGAATTCATATAAACAGCGGGTGAGTGAGCTATATGGCAAATAA
- a CDS encoding phosphoglucosamine mutase produces MSGLFGTDGIRGMANKYPMTPDVVMRVGQALGFVLNQQVSSRRVNHRIVMIGKDTRISGYMLEQALSSGLNSMGVWVQLVGPLPTPGIGFLARNMRADAGVVISASHNAYYDNGIKIFGADGFKITGEMETEIERLVRDVDLHLHLADSHEIGRTRRIDDAAGRYIVYVKDSFPLDLSLDGVRIVLDCASGAAYKVAPAVFEELGAEVVLTGNRPDGFNINEKTGALYPQNTCEAVIKYRADVGISLDGDGDRVIMVDEKGRIVNGDHILAICAIHLAKKRSLPGNTVVATHMSNVGLELALRNHGINLVRTDVGDKYVVEEMRRSGYILGGEQSGHIISLDHSTTGDGCVAALNVLAVMLQEKKKLSELSKWMKDVPQVLINTRVSHRRELEEISGYQSMIDEINTQLSGDGRVFVRFSGTEPVVRVLVEGTDKKAIGRHAERIASFLQKELT; encoded by the coding sequence ATATCTGGCCTTTTTGGAACCGATGGAATTCGCGGCATGGCCAACAAGTATCCGATGACTCCCGATGTTGTCATGAGGGTGGGGCAAGCACTCGGATTTGTTCTCAATCAGCAGGTGAGCAGCCGTCGAGTGAATCATCGGATTGTCATGATAGGAAAGGACACTCGTATTTCAGGATACATGCTGGAGCAAGCACTCTCCTCTGGCCTCAACAGCATGGGTGTATGGGTGCAGCTCGTGGGCCCCCTTCCGACTCCCGGAATTGGGTTTTTAGCTCGGAATATGAGAGCAGACGCTGGGGTCGTTATATCTGCATCTCACAATGCCTATTATGACAACGGTATAAAAATTTTCGGAGCCGACGGATTTAAGATCACGGGAGAGATGGAGACCGAAATAGAACGATTGGTGAGAGATGTGGATCTTCATCTTCACTTGGCGGACAGTCATGAAATCGGGCGAACACGAAGAATAGATGATGCGGCGGGAAGGTACATTGTCTATGTCAAAGATAGCTTTCCTCTTGATCTTTCTTTAGATGGCGTTCGGATCGTCTTGGATTGTGCCAGTGGTGCCGCTTACAAAGTGGCGCCAGCCGTTTTTGAGGAACTGGGAGCGGAGGTCGTGCTCACGGGTAACCGGCCCGATGGATTTAACATCAATGAGAAAACAGGAGCCCTTTACCCTCAGAACACCTGTGAGGCGGTTATCAAGTACAGGGCAGATGTGGGAATCAGTCTTGATGGCGATGGGGATCGCGTCATCATGGTGGATGAAAAGGGAAGGATCGTCAACGGAGATCACATTTTAGCTATATGTGCAATTCACTTGGCAAAGAAGCGCTCCCTCCCGGGTAACACGGTGGTTGCCACTCACATGAGCAATGTGGGTCTCGAATTGGCTCTTCGCAACCACGGAATTAATTTGGTACGGACGGATGTTGGAGATAAATACGTGGTGGAGGAAATGAGGCGAAGTGGGTATATTCTCGGTGGGGAACAAAGTGGTCATATCATTTCTTTGGATCACAGCACGACGGGAGACGGATGTGTGGCGGCTCTGAATGTTCTGGCTGTCATGCTTCAGGAAAAGAAAAAATTAAGCGAGTTATCGAAGTGGATGAAGGATGTGCCGCAGGTTCTCATTAACACTCGAGTGAGTCATCGCCGCGAGCTTGAAGAAATTTCTGGTTATCAGAGCATGATTGACGAAATCAACACACAGTTGTCCGGCGATGGGAGAGTTTTTGTGCGTTTTTCGGGAACGGAGCCCGTTGTCCGTGTTTTGGTTGAAGGGACTGACAAGAAGGCGATTGGACGGCATGCCGAGCGCATTGCCAGCTTTTTGCAAAAGGAGCTAACCTAG